In Bacteroidales bacterium, the DNA window ATTACCTATTTCCGGGAATTACTTTTGTTATTCTTTTAAAAGAATGTACTAGTTATAATTTTATACAAGATGACATTATCATAGGAGTATTTTTATATTATCTTATAGGATTAGTAATAAGTAGATTCGGGTCATTGCTAATAGAACCATTATTAAAGAAATTTAGGTTTTTAAAATTTACTGAATATAAAAATTTTATTAAGGCATCAAAGAAAGATCCTAAGGTAGATTTGTTTTCGGAAATTAATAATATGTATAGAACCATCTGTTCATTATTTTTATTATTATTAATTTTTAAATTATATGATTTTATTGAAAAAGAAATACCATTTATTAAAACGTGGAGTATAGAGTTGCTAATAATATTGTTATTATGTTTGTTCCTTTTTTCATATAGAAAGCAAACAAGATATATTAAAGAAAGAGTTGAAGTAAATAATGAATAATTTAATTTAAATAATAAAAACTATGACAATAAATGATTTAATAACACAAAATGGCATATTGCCAGCAGACGCTATAATAGTAAGCAAAAAATTTCTAAGTATTTTTGATCATTATATAATTTACATGGGGCAGGACGAAAACAGGAAACACTGGTTTTCAGCAAACATGAGCGGTACAGGAGTAACATGGATTTCAGAAGAAAAAGTTAAAGAATATTTATTAGATTATAAACCTGTCGCCATAAGAAAATTTACTGGAAATGAACAGAAACGGCAATATGCAGTAAATTTTGCAATCAGCAAAATAGGGACACCATATAGTTTGATCAACTATAATTGTGAAAATTACGCTAACGAAGTACAGTTTAGGAAAAATGAAAGCAAGCAAGTTCAAAGTGCCGGAAAGTTCTTATTAATGTTAGGAGCAGGAATACTTATTATTAAAGGGATAGATGAACTATCTAAAAAATAATACTACTTTTTTATATAAAATGCCACTTTAATAATAAAATGGCATTCTGTTATATACTACTAAGACCGCTTGTTTACGAAATATCTCAACTCATGATTTTACAATTATCTTTTTTAATAAACTGCTAACTTCTTTTAAATTGTCAGCATTTTCAATAACAAGCGTGCAACAAGCCCCATTCCAAAACTTCTGCACTGATGCCGGAAGAGTTTTAATCTCATGGTGTTTGATTTGCTTTCTCGTGTCATCTTCGGGATTCATTATAACAAGATTGATGTTTTTCTTTCGTAAATGAAAAAACATAAGATTCTTGTTCTTCTTAACCGAGACGTAATGCTTCTTTGCATTAAACTCAAGCGTGTCGTCTGTTTCAAGCAAAGCGGTTTTGATTTCATTGTAAATGTTTCTGATGTTTTCCGATACTGCATTCAAATGATCTTCTTCGGTGCATTTTACAATTTCGTCTTTCTTGATTTTCTCATTCTTCCAGATATTAGCAAAGAGGGGACTTACATTGTAAATCGTATCATCATTACAATAATACTTTTTAACAAGAATCTGCCTTATCATTTTACCCCAAGTTTCAACATATACAGTTTGCATTAAATCTAAAACAGCATTTTCATTGTCTTTTACAAGCAATATAGCGGGTCTGTTATCAAGCATTTCGGATAATAGTCCGGGAATGTCCTGTTCTTCCTTTAATCTTGTTTGTAATTCTTTTTTCTCTTTTTTGTCCGCATCAATTGTTTTACAAAGCAGGGCAAGAAAATCATTTTGGTAATTCTTGTTTTTCAATGAAGCTATAAAATGAGTAATACGGGCATAAAGAAGTCCCAAGCTGTCGTCTGAAACATTTACTTCTATTACATACATTCTCGGCTTATCCTGTTCTTTGAAGTCAAACAAAAACATATTCGGAAAATACTCATTTGTGCTTTTTGTGTTATCAATAATGACAGTGTTTTCTCCGAAGAGTGTTTTGTGATTTTCGATAACAAATTCTTCCAAATCGCTTTTTTTATAAAATTTCGCTTCATCAACACATTTACTGTTTATGTTAAATTCATCAGTAAATTCCTGCAATTTGCCATTTTTCATAACATGCGGATGGGGAAAATGAGTTATGTTTCTTGTTGCTTCCGCTTGTTCTGATTTTGTTTCTTCCTTTTTCTTAATGCTTTTTAATTCTTCTTCGGCTTTATTAGTGAGTGTTCCTCCGATTTCTTTCCAAATATCAAGCGGGATTTCTTCTCTGACAATGGTGTCAAGTCCACTGGCAAAGCTAATAGCTACATCAAATTTTCCCTCTTTGTGCAATTCATAAATTCTTTTTAAGTTTTTATGATCGCTTTCGTGTAAGTGTTCAGGCATTGTCCACGAGGGATAATCCGTTTTCTTAGTTTTCTCCGCTTTTACTTTCGGAGTTGTTTTCTGATTTTTCTTGCTTGCTGTAACCTTTGATTTCTTGGGGCTAACAGCTTTTTTTGATTTTGTCTTTTTCATAATACAAGGGTTTAAATTTTTA includes these proteins:
- a CDS encoding DUF5655 domain-containing protein: MKKTKSKKAVSPKKSKVTASKKNQKTTPKVKAEKTKKTDYPSWTMPEHLHESDHKNLKRIYELHKEGKFDVAISFASGLDTIVREEIPLDIWKEIGGTLTNKAEEELKSIKKKEETKSEQAEATRNITHFPHPHVMKNGKLQEFTDEFNINSKCVDEAKFYKKSDLEEFVIENHKTLFGENTVIIDNTKSTNEYFPNMFLFDFKEQDKPRMYVIEVNVSDDSLGLLYARITHFIASLKNKNYQNDFLALLCKTIDADKKEKKELQTRLKEEQDIPGLLSEMLDNRPAILLVKDNENAVLDLMQTVYVETWGKMIRQILVKKYYCNDDTIYNVSPLFANIWKNEKIKKDEIVKCTEEDHLNAVSENIRNIYNEIKTALLETDDTLEFNAKKHYVSVKKNKNLMFFHLRKKNINLVIMNPEDDTRKQIKHHEIKTLPASVQKFWNGACCTLVIENADNLKEVSSLLKKIIVKS